CAAAGATGTCAGGCGCTCATGAAGATGCCCGCAGGTCCCTGTGCATCTGCGGGCGCCTTCTCGATCTCAGCCTTTGTCACTAACCCTCATGGTGGGGAGCGCGAAGCGCGTTTCGAACCATGAGGTCCTGCCCTGTGGCCCACATCCTTCGAGACGCTTGCTTCGCAAGCCCCTCAGGATGAGGAGTTAGAGCGTTTATGAAGCAGTAAGGCTACCTGCGATAATCGCCGTGGTTCATCTCGCCGCCGCGCCCGCCGCCCATTCCCATGCCGAGGCCAATTCCGACGCCGATGCCGATGCCTTGCATGACGGCGGCCGGTGGCGGCCCCGGGGGCGGAGCGCGCTCCACGACCACATCGTCCGGTGGAGGCCGGCGCTTCGGCGGCGTGTCGACGACCTTCCTCTTCGGCGGCGTGTCATCGACGCGCTTCTTGATGATCGGCGCCACGGTCGGATTGATCGGCGTTGCAGGAGTGGATGGCGTCGAACACGGGCAGGTCGGCGCCATCGCGACGGCAACCGGGACTGCAGCCGCCGCGGCGACCGGGCCGTAGTTGCGGTTCTGCACGCGGAGCAGCAGCCTGCGCGCGGTCGCGGCAAGGTCGCTGCCGCCCCAGTTGGTGAGATAGGTCTCGTACGAGGCGCGGGTGTTGATCGCGACCGCTTGCTCCCACGCCATCATCTGGCGCCGGCGTTCCAGGATCATGCGCAGGCGCGCCGTGTAGGACGTTTGCGCGTATAGCTCAATATAGGCCTGATACGCAGGCACGCTGTCGTCGGCGATCACGAGATCGTAGGCGACCTTCGGCTCCTTGCCGCGCAGCTCCTGACGCCAGTCCTCGACGCTGCGGCTTGCGCTGGCCAGCGCCGGCAAACCCGCGCCGGGAGCGGAGGGCTGCTGGGCGCTGCTCTCGCCGAAGAACTTGAAATCAGCGGTCAACGACGAGCTTTCCCAGGGGATCTGCCGGCCGTCCGTCGACTGGGCGACGGCGACACGGATGCGCTTGAAGACTTCCTCGATCGGCAGGTTCGGCTGCTTGGCGATCGTCAGCGCCGCCGTGGTGTAGGGGCTGTCGATGCCGGAGCCGTCCTCGGCTTCCGCCCCCGGTGATGTCGAGTAGGAAATGAACGAGCCCGGTGCGCCGGCCCTGGTGTCGACGATGGCAAGCCCGTGGCCCGCGCCACTGAGCGCCGGGAACGGATTGTTGCGGCAGGCATCGAGCATGAAGATGCGCGCGCGCGTCGGCAGTGCGCCGAGCGTATTGAGCAGGTCGTTCAGCCGCACGCCCTGCAATGGAATGTCGGCCTCGCGCTTCGGATCGAGGTCGACCGGCACCAGATAGTTCTCGCCGTCGATCTGCAGGCCGTGGCCGGCATAGAACACCAGCGCGACGGTGTCGGCGCCGCTGGCGGCGACCTTGCCGGCGAAGTCGCTGATCGCCTGGCGCATCTCGTTCTGCGCGAGGTTGGGTGCGGTGGTGACGCTGAAGCCGGCGTTGCCGAGCAGTTCGGTCATGCCCTTGGCGTCGTTGGCGGCGTTGGGCAGTTCGGGCACTGCGCGATAGGCGGATTGGCCGATCACGAGCGCGAGCCGTGTTTCGGCAGAGACGTCCGTCACGGTGATGAGCTGCGAAAGAACGAGAAGGCTGGATGCAAGAAGCAGATTGCAAAGGGCCGGACGGCGCATGGTGTCACCTCCATCGGCAATGCGCGCGAGGGTGACAGCTTTTCTAGCTGTGTGTCATGACGGAGTCTGTGCGCTAGCTCACGCTGACACGTGCGGCAAATTGGGCAGGTCTGCTGCCGGAGATGCCACCCTGGGTGGTGGCGTTGTCAGACCAGGCCGCGATCCCAAGGCGGCTCCGGCGAAAAGCGGGCTGCCAGGAAATCGATGAAGGCGCGGACCTTCGCCGGCGGACGCCGGTCCGGCAGATAGACCGCATGCACCGCCGACGACTGCATCTCCGGCTGGTCGAGCGGCAGCGCCACCAGGGTCCCGGCGCGCAGATCATCGGCGACGATAAAGGTCGGCTGCCGTGCGAGGCCAAGGCCGGCGAGGCTGGCGGCGCGCAGCGCATCGCCATTGTTGGCGCGGAGGTTGCCGCTCACCTGGACGCGGATCTCGCCGTCCGCGCCGAACAGCCATTCGGCGGCGCTCGCCTGCTGCGACAGCGTGTAGCCGAGGCAATTGTGCGCGGCGAGGTCGGCGACGGTGCGCGGGGTTCCGTGTTTGGCGAGATAGGACGGCGCGGCGCACACCACGAGCCGGTTCGGTGCCAGCCGTCGCGCCACCATGCTGGAGTCGCGCAAGCGCCCGATGCGGATCGCGAGGTCCCAGCCTTCCTCAGCGAGATCGACCAGCCGGTCGTTGAGGCCGAGTTCGGTCGTGACCTTCGGATAGCGCTCGGCAAAATCGCCGAGCAGCGGCGCGATCTGCCGGGTACCGAACACCACCGGCACGTTGACGCGGAGCAGCCCGCGCGGCTCGACCCGTTCGGCCGCGACCGTGGCATCGGCGGTCTCCATGTCGGCCAGGATACGCTCGGAGGATTCGAGGTAGCTGCGCCCGGCCTCGGTGATGGACAGCCGGCGCGTGGTGCGATGGAAGAGCTTGATGCCGAGGCGGCCTTCAAGCGACGCAACGTGCTTGGTGACCATGGTCTGCGACAAGCCCATCGCGCGTGCGGCGCCGGACAGGCTGCCGACCGCCGCCACCTTGGCGAAGACTTCCAGGCTGGTCAGGCGGTCTAGCAATGATTTCACTCTATTGGTGTGAACTATTCTTCCAAAATAGCAGATTATCAGCGAATTGAGAATAGATCATAAGGTGAGAAATCAAAGGAGACCATTATGATCGATTCCCGTACCGCGCCCTATGCGGCGCTGGTGTTGCGCGTGACGCTGGGTGTGCTGTTTCTCGCCCATGCCAGCTTGAAATTTTTCGTCTTTACCCCCGCCGGGACCGCAAAGTTCTTCGGCAGCCTGGGCTTTCCGCCCGAGCTCGCCTATCTCGTGATGACGGTTGAGGTGGCGAGCGGCATCGCCCTGATCCTCGGGGTATGGACCCGCTACGCCGCGCTCGCCGGCATTCCGATCCTGCTCGGCGCCATCTTCACCGTGCACGGCGCGGCCGGCTTCTTCTTCACCAATCCGAAGGGCGGTTGGGAATTCCCCGCGTTCTGGGCCATCGCACTGGTTGCGCAGGCGCTGATCGGCGACGGCGCCTACGCGCTGCGCCCCTCGCGCCAGGACGTCGCGGTTGGCCAGTTGAGCGGCGCGCACTCGCGCTGACGTCCTTCGCAAGGATTAATTGAGAGACAAGGCTGCGGGATCATGTCCCGCAGCCTTGTCGAGTTTCGTCGCGGGAAAAGCAGAATGACCTCTGCATTGATCCAAAGCTGAATTGGATCGATCGGCTTTGAGCCTGGCCGCGCGCGGCACCATTCGTCGCGCGTCTCTTCGCCGAAACGTCCGCGCCTGCCGCCCTCCGTGTCGCCACGTACCGCTACCCTTGCCTGTCTTGTCGCTTTGGCCCTACAGTCGATGAAACGGCTGCGGCAACGACTGCGGCACGATAAAAAAACGCTTGGGGAGAGAGCACATGACAATCGTGCCAGTGAGCCGTCGCGCGTTCATCAAAACCTCGACGGCGGTAGCCGCCGGCCTCGTATTCTCTCCGGCCATCATCGGCCGCGCCGAGGCCGCGACGTTGAAGCTGAAATGCTCCTCCTCGCTGCCGAACGATCCGAAATATGCCAACGGCCGCGTCTACTACGACAATCTGGTCAAGCAGCTGAAGGCCAACGGGCTCGGTGAGCAGGTCGAGGTCGCGTTCTTCCCCGACAATCAGCTGGGCCAGGAAATCGACGTCATCAATTCGGTGAAGCTCGGCGTCATCGACCTGATGGTATCGGGCTCGTCGATCTCGGCCAATCTGGTGCCGCTCGTCGGCACCTTCGACCTCGGCTATCTCTTTGCGAGTTTCCCGCAGCAGACCAAGGCGTTCGATGCCGGCGCCGCCAAGCCGATCGAGGATGCGCTGCTCAAGGGCGCCAACATCCGCATCATCGCCTGGGCCTACAATTTCGGCTCGCGCAGCGTGCTGGCGAAGAAGCAGGTGAAGACGCCCGAGGATCTCGCGGGCCTGAAGATCAGAACGCTGCCCAACCCCGTCATCACGGAATGCCTGCGCCTGATGGGCGCGGCCGCGACGCCGCTGGCGTTCGGCGAGATCTACACCGCGCTGCAGGCCGGCGTGCTCGACGGGCTCGAGCACGACCCACCGACCATCCTGGCGAGCAAGTTCTTCGAAACGGCCAAGTTCTATGCGCTGACGCAGCACAACTTCTCGCCGCTTGCGATCTACTTCAGCGACATGACCTACAACCGCATGGATCCGAAGCTGCGCGACGGCTTTCTCGTTGCCGCGAAGGCGGCCGCGGCCGACACGCGTGCGCACGGCCTTGCGGTCGAGAAGGAGGCGCTTGCGGCGCTGACTGAGAAGGGCGTGACGGTGGCCGAATGCGACCGCGACGCGTTCAGGAGGCGCGTCATGCCGCAGACTGACAACTTCATCAAGACGCGGCCTGAATCCAAGCCCGTCATCGACATGATCCGCGCGACCCAGGCCTGAAGGTGACGATGACAGCCGCCGCGTCCCTCTCAGGCGGCCGCCGCGGGAGCATCCCCCTTTTGCTGCGCGTGAGCGACGCGACCGCGGCGATCCTCTTGGCCGCCGATCTCGTCGTGGTGTGCATTTCGGTGCTGCTGCGCTTCCTCTTCAATGCGCCGGTCGAATGGTCTGACGACGTCGCGCGTGGGCTGATGGTCGGATCGGCCTTCTTTGGTGCGGCGAGCGCGCTCGCGCGCGGCGAGAATGTCGGCGTTTCTTTTTTCCG
This genomic interval from Bradyrhizobium sp. CB82 contains the following:
- a CDS encoding LysR family transcriptional regulator, producing the protein MLDRLTSLEVFAKVAAVGSLSGAARAMGLSQTMVTKHVASLEGRLGIKLFHRTTRRLSITEAGRSYLESSERILADMETADATVAAERVEPRGLLRVNVPVVFGTRQIAPLLGDFAERYPKVTTELGLNDRLVDLAEEGWDLAIRIGRLRDSSMVARRLAPNRLVVCAAPSYLAKHGTPRTVADLAAHNCLGYTLSQQASAAEWLFGADGEIRVQVSGNLRANNGDALRAASLAGLGLARQPTFIVADDLRAGTLVALPLDQPEMQSSAVHAVYLPDRRPPAKVRAFIDFLAARFSPEPPWDRGLV
- a CDS encoding TRAP transporter substrate-binding protein is translated as MTIVPVSRRAFIKTSTAVAAGLVFSPAIIGRAEAATLKLKCSSSLPNDPKYANGRVYYDNLVKQLKANGLGEQVEVAFFPDNQLGQEIDVINSVKLGVIDLMVSGSSISANLVPLVGTFDLGYLFASFPQQTKAFDAGAAKPIEDALLKGANIRIIAWAYNFGSRSVLAKKQVKTPEDLAGLKIRTLPNPVITECLRLMGAAATPLAFGEIYTALQAGVLDGLEHDPPTILASKFFETAKFYALTQHNFSPLAIYFSDMTYNRMDPKLRDGFLVAAKAAAADTRAHGLAVEKEALAALTEKGVTVAECDRDAFRRRVMPQTDNFIKTRPESKPVIDMIRATQA
- a CDS encoding DoxX family protein; the encoded protein is MIDSRTAPYAALVLRVTLGVLFLAHASLKFFVFTPAGTAKFFGSLGFPPELAYLVMTVEVASGIALILGVWTRYAALAGIPILLGAIFTVHGAAGFFFTNPKGGWEFPAFWAIALVAQALIGDGAYALRPSRQDVAVGQLSGAHSR
- a CDS encoding caspase family protein; translated protein: MRRPALCNLLLASSLLVLSQLITVTDVSAETRLALVIGQSAYRAVPELPNAANDAKGMTELLGNAGFSVTTAPNLAQNEMRQAISDFAGKVAASGADTVALVFYAGHGLQIDGENYLVPVDLDPKREADIPLQGVRLNDLLNTLGALPTRARIFMLDACRNNPFPALSGAGHGLAIVDTRAGAPGSFISYSTSPGAEAEDGSGIDSPYTTAALTIAKQPNLPIEEVFKRIRVAVAQSTDGRQIPWESSSLTADFKFFGESSAQQPSAPGAGLPALASASRSVEDWRQELRGKEPKVAYDLVIADDSVPAYQAYIELYAQTSYTARLRMILERRRQMMAWEQAVAINTRASYETYLTNWGGSDLAATARRLLLRVQNRNYGPVAAAAAVPVAVAMAPTCPCSTPSTPATPINPTVAPIIKKRVDDTPPKRKVVDTPPKRRPPPDDVVVERAPPPGPPPAAVMQGIGIGVGIGLGMGMGGGRGGEMNHGDYRR